The following coding sequences are from one Gossypium raimondii isolate GPD5lz chromosome 4, ASM2569854v1, whole genome shotgun sequence window:
- the LOC105780301 gene encoding NAC domain-containing protein 83 — MEKLSFVKNGVLRLPPGFRFHPTDEELVVQYLRRKVLACPLPASIIPEVDVCKADPWDLPGDLEQERYFFSTREAKYPNTNRSNRATISGYWKATGIDKQIVTSRSNQAVGMKKTLVFYRGKAPNGCRTDWIMHEYRVVSTETAACNAPPNKKNQTQNNVVPMENWVLCRIFLKKRGAKNDEEGLQSCNQRIGKLRTSKPVFYDFLTKDRTDLNLAPSSSSSVSSGITQVSNNDADDHEESSCCNSFPYFRRKP, encoded by the exons ATGGAGAAGCTTAGTTTTGTAAAGAATGGTGTGCTGAGATTGCCTCCTGGCTTTCGTTTCCATCCTACGGATGAAGAGTTAGTGGTTCAGTACTTGAGACGAAAAGTGCTTGCTTGCCCTTTGCCTGCCTCTATCATACCCGAAGTCGATGTTTGTAAAGCTGACCCTTGGGATTTGCCAG GTGATTTGGAGCAGGAGAGGTATTTTTTCAGCACTAGAGAAGCCAAGTATCCTAATACCAATAGATCCAACAGAGCCACAATTTCAGGTTACTGGAAAGCAACTGGAATCGACAAACAAATTGTAACATCTAGGAGTAACCAAGCTGTGGGTATGAAGAAAACTCTGGTTTTTTATAGAGGAAAAGCCCCAAATGGATGTAGGACTGATTGGATTATGCATGAATATCGCGTTGTTAGCACCGAGACAGCTGCTTGCAATGCCCCACCCAATAAGAAGAACCAAACTCAG AACAATGTGGTGCCGATGGAAAATTGGGTGCTGTGCCGTATATTCTTGAAGAAAAGAGGTGCTAAAAACGATGAAGAAGGCCTGCAATCTTGCAACCAAAGAATTGGTAAATTAAGGACAAGCAAGCCTGTCTTCTATGATTTCCTGACCAAAGACAGGACTGACTTAAACCTAGCCCCTTCTTCCTCGTCATCTGTCTCCAGTGGGATCACCCAAGTTTCAAATAATGACGCGGATGACCACGAGGAAAGCAGTTGTTGCAATAGTTTTCCTTATTTCAGAAGAAAACCTTAA
- the LOC105780724 gene encoding uncharacterized protein LOC105780724, with the protein MAGAFWGTRVMEIVKKHDSGGLVWKRIKLTSTRKANAKKRLHRVWQNEAVLRACAEPPPSKATDVAAGGGEKGVEQST; encoded by the exons ATGGCAGGAGCGTTTTGGGGAACAAGAGTGATGGAGATAGTGAAGAAGCACGACTCTGGTGGTCTCGTTTGGAAGAGAATTAAGCTCACTTCCACCCGCAAAGCCAACGCCAAGAAGCGTCTCCATCGCGTTTGGCAG AATGAAGCTGTTTTGAGAGCATGCGCAGAACCACCTCCTTCGAAAGCAACGGATGTAGCTGCTGGTGGTGGTGAGAAAGGTGTGGAACAATCAACTTAA